The Amycolatopsis sp. QT-25 genomic sequence CTTACGCGGTTTCCGCTTCACGACGACACCACCCCAGAACGCCAGGCCGGTGATCTTCACCGTCGGCGCGGTCGGCGGCGCCGGGGGCGTCCCGGCGCGATCCTCCAGCTCGAAGGCACCCATGAAGCCGATTCCGGTGACGTCCACGTTGATGTCGTCGGGCACGATGATGTCGATCCCGCCCATGATCGCGACCGCGGTGATCGTCGAATGCTTCTCGGCGAACCGCGCGTGCCGCAGATCGAGCTCGGCGCCGCCCCAGAACGCGAAGCTGTTGTGCTGCGAGGGAACGACCCAGCTGCCCTTGCGCGACGCGCCGGACATGACGGCGATCGACGCGCCGGAGCCCGGATGCCCGCCGATGCGATCGTCGGGCAGGCCGAGCGCGCGCGACGCGGACGGCTGGATCGCCGAACGGGACTGCGGCAGATCCGCGGTGACCGGCTTGAGGTCGCCGACGGTCTTGGCCGCGTAGACGATGGTGAGCCGTTCCTCCAGCTCGTTGATGGTGATGCGCCCTTCGGACATCGCCGCGTGCAGCACCTGCGCGACCTGCTCACGGTCGGCGTCGGAGATGCGCATCTGTTCGGGGCCCGGCAGGGCCGGCTCTTCACTCACCCGCAGGAGCCTAGCGCCGACGGGAAGGCCGAGCGTCCGACTTGTGGTCGACACTGGCATCATCCGGTGATGGGGAACGCACTACCCGGCGCCCTGGAGCTGCCGGATGGGATGAAGGTACGTGGACGGGGCCTGGGTCGTCCCTGGCCAGAGGGACCTTCACCGGAATTCGGACTGTATTTGGGCGGCGCGAAGCTGCGCCGCAAGCACGAGCACAAAATGGACTGGGAACGGGCGTGGATCCGCTGGCCCGACTTCCTCCTGCCGGCGGACTGGGCGGAGGCGCGGCACCGGATCGTCGACCTGCACACCCGGGCGGCGGCGGGCGAAGCCGTCGAGGTCGCCTGTTACGGCGGAGTGGGGCGGACCGGCACGGTGCTGTCCTGTCTCGCCACCCTTTCCGGGCTGAGCGCCGACGAGGCGGTGGCGTGGGCGCGGGCCAACCACGACAAGCGTTCGGTGGAGATGCCCTGGCAGCGCCGTTGGGTCGGGTGGTTCGCGCGGCAAAACCGACGGCTAAATTGACCGGCATGGATGTGCACGTCGTTGATCACCCGCTGGCCAAGGCCAGGCTCTCCACCATGCGCGACGCGCGCGCCGACAGCGCCGCCTTCCGCGCGGCGCTGCACGAACTGACCGTCATGCTGGTCTACGAAGCCACCCGCGACATGCCTGTGCGGATCGAACGGATCCACACGCCGGTGGCCCGCACCGACGGCTACGCGCTGGCGAGCCCGCCGTTGCTGGTGCCGGTGCTGCGCGCCGGGCTCGGGATGGCGGATCAGGCGCACAAGCTGATCCCGGACGCCCAAATGGGTTTCGTCGGCCTCGCCCGCGACGAGGAGACGCTCAAGCCGACGCCGTACCTGGAGTCGCTGCCCGAATCGCTCGCCGACCGGCCGGTGATGGTGCTCGACCCGATGCTCGCGACCGGCGGCTCGATGGAGTACACGATCCGGCTGCTCACCGATCGGGGCGCCACCGACGTCACCGCCATCTGCGCGCTCGCCGCGCCCGAGGGCATCGAGCACCTGGAGAAGACCGGGCTGCCGCTGCGGGTGGTGACCGCGAGCATCGACGAGCGGCTGAACGATTCCGGCTTCATCGTGCCGGGCCTCGGGGACGCGGGGGACCGGCAGTACGGGGCCGTCTGACCCGCCTTCACCGCCGGTCACTCTCTACGGATCGCGTTCTGCCCGCTAAACGCGACGCGCTCACCGGGGGACGGGTCGCAAGAGTCCGTGAAGGTCTCCTTGAGGGACTCTGGGTCCCTCAAGGAGACCTTCACGGACTGTCGACCGACGTGAACGCGCCGCCGGGCCAGCGCAGTCGGCCGGCCGGACCGCGTTCAGCCCGCTAAACGCGGCGCAGCCAGCCCGAGGCGTTCGCCCGCAGCGCGGTTTCGTAAGCGGTGCTCACGGTGAACTTCTCCGGCAGGTTCCCGTTCAGCTCCAGCGACACCAGCCCGTGCACGAAGCCCCAGCACGCCACGGTGACGACCTCGGGCGGCAGGTCGGCGAAGACGCCGTCGGCGATGGCCTCGCGGATCGTCTCCTCCAGCGGTGCCATCGTGGCGCGAGCCTGCTCGGCGGTCTCGTTCGCCGGTTCGAAACCCGGTACCGACTTCGTGAACATGATCGCGTAGAGATGCGGATCGGCCAGCGCGCTTTCCCGGTACGCGACGCCGAGCCGCACGAGGTCCTCGACCGGGTCGCCGCTCAGGGTGACCCGGGACATCCGGACGCCGAAGCGCCGGAAGCCCTCGGCGAAGAGGGCACCGACGAGCTCGGTCTTCCCGCCGAAGAGTGAATAGACCGCGGTGGTGGACGTGCCGACGTCGGCGGCCAGTTTGCGGAGACTCAGTGCCTTCGGGCCGTCGGCCGAGATGAGCTCACCGGCGCGGTCCAGTAGTTTCAGCCGGAGACTCTCGTCGTGCGTCTTGGGGCGGGGCATGCCGGCCAGGGTAACGCAACGCTGTTATCAATCGCTCGGATTCGCGGTTGACCTGGAGCGCACTCCAGGTCGTAGTGTCGTTCGCATGAGCTACTCGATAGCGGAAGCCGCGCGACGTAGCGGACTGTCCATCGACACTCTCCGGTACTACGAGCGCATCGAACTCGTCGAGCCCCCGGCGCGGGACGCCGCGGGGCGCCGCGCCTACACCGACGACGACCTCGGGTGGCTGGGGTTCCTGACCAAGCTGCGCTTGACCGGCATGCCCATCAAGCGGATGCGGGAGTACGCCTCCCTGCGCCACCACGGGGCGGCGAGCGCGGGGCGGCGCAAGGCGATCCTCGTCGACCAGCGCGAATCGGTCGCCGACCGGATCGCCGAGTTGCAGACCTGTCTCGACATCCTCGACTACAAGATCGACCACTACGACCAGGTGGAGCGCAAGGTGCTCGGCACCGGTGCCACCGTGGAGGGAATTTCAGCGTGATCAGCACCAGAAGGCTCGGCGGCCTGGAGGTCGGGGCGCAGGGGCTCGGTTGCATGGGGATGAGCCAGGCTTACGGCGTCCGCGACGACGACACGGAGTCGATCGCCACCGTCCACCGCGCCCTCGAACTGGGCGTGACCCTCCTCGACACCGCGAACGTCTACGGCGCCGGAGCGAACGAGGAGCTGGTCGGCCGCGCGATCGCGGGCAAGCGGGACCAGGTCGTGCTGGCGACCAAGTTCGGCATCGTGTGGGACAAGGACGGTGGGATGTCCGCTCGCGGTGACGCGGCGTACGTCAAGCAGAGCTGCGAAGAGTCGCTTCGACGGCTGAACGTCGACCACATCGACCTCTACTACCAGCACCGGGTCGACCCGGACACGCCGGTCGAGGAGACCTGGGGCGCGCTCGCGGAGCTGGTGAGCGAGGGGAAGATCCGCTACGCCGGGATCTCCGAAGCCGGTGCCGGCACGATCCGTCGCGCGCACGCGGTCCACCCGGTGACGGCGCTGCAGAGCGAATGGTCCCTGTGGACTCGCGGCATCGAAGGCGAGATCCTCTCGACCGTCCGCGAGCTGGGGATCGGCGTCGTGCCGTTCTCGCCGCTGGGCCGCGGTTTCCTCACCGGCAGCGTGACGTCGGTGAAGGACCTGCCGTCGGACGACATGCGCCGCGGGCTGCCCCGGTTCGCCGAGGGCAACTTCGAGCGCAACATGGCGATCGTCGAGGCGCTGCGCGCGCTGGCCGAGCGGAAGGGCGTCACCGCCGGGCAACTGGCGCTGGCCTGGGTGCAGGCCCAGGGCGACGACGTCGTGCCTATCCCGGGCACCAAACGCCGCAAGTACCTCGAAGAGAACGCCGCCGCGGCGGAGCTGGAACTGTCCGAAGCGGACATCGAGGCCATCGAAAAGGCCGCGCCCGCCGAGGCGATCGCCGGTGAGCGTTATCCCGAGCGGTTCGCCCGCGCCGCCGGTAAGTGACACCGAAAGAAGGGCGAGAGAGATCATGACGGGTTCCACCCTGCCCACACGCGGGCTCGGCACGCTGGAAGTCGGCGCGCAAGGGCTCGGCTGCATGGGCATGAGCGAGTTCTACGGCCAAGGTGACGACACCGAATCGATCGCGACGATCCATCGCGCGCTCGAACTGGGCGTCACCCTGATCGACACCGCCGACATGTACGGTTTCGGCCGCAACGAGGAACTGGTCGGCCGCGCGCTGGCGGGCAAGCGGGATCAGGTCGTGCTGGCGACCAAGTTCGGCATCGTGCGTGACGAGGCCGATCCCTCGAAACGCGGGATCCGGGGCGACGAGTTCTATGTGCGCCAACAGGTCGAGGCGTCGCTTCGCCGGTTGAACGTCGATCACATCGATCTCTACTACCAGCACCGCGTCGACCCGGACGTGCCGATCGAGGAGACCGCGGGCGCGCTGTCGTCGCTGGTCGAACAGGGCAAGATCCGGCACGTCGGGCTGTCCGAGGCCGGTCCGGAGACGATCCGGCGCGCGCACGCCGTGCATCCGGTGACGGCCGTGCAGACCGAGTGGTCGCTGTGGTCGCGTGACATCGAGAACGAGGTCGTCCCGGTCTGCCGTGAGCTCGGTATCGGACTGGTGCCGTATTCCCCGCTGGGCCGCGGTTTCCTCACCGGCCGCTTCAAGTCCAAAGAGGACTTCGCGGAAGGCGACTTCCGGCAGACGACGCAGCCGCGCTTCGCCGAAGGCAACCTGGAGCGGAATCTGGCGATGGTCGAGGCGCTGCGCGCGCTGGCCGAGCGAAAGGGCGTCACCGCCGGGCAGCTCGCGCTGGCCTGGGTGCAGGCGCAGGGTGAGGACGTCGTGCCGATCCCGGGGACCAAGCGGCGTAAGTACCTCGAAGAGAACGTCGCGGCCGTCGGTCTGAAGCTGACCGCCGAGGACGTGGCGGCGATCGAGGAGGCGGTACCGGCCGACGCGGTCGCGGGGGAGCGCTACCCGGAAGCGGCCATGCGCCTGCTGTCACGCTGAACACGGCGAAGCCGGCGCCCGGTCAGGGGCGCCGGCTTCGCCGTGTCAGAGCAGGGAAGTGACCGCCGGGACCACGCCGTCGAGGGCCACCGTCCGCTGCTCGCGGGTCTCGAGACCGCGGACGGTCACGTTCCCGGCGTCCCAGTCCTCCTGGCCGACGATCACCACGGCCCGCGCCCCGGCCTTGTCGGCCCGGGTGAGTTCCTTGCCCAGCTTGCGGAGTTCGACGGGTGTCGACGTGCGCAGACCGGCCTTCCGCAGCCGTCCCGCGACCGCGCGCGCGGCGTCCGTGAGTTCCTCGACCACCGGGATCACCGCGACATCGACCTCACTGCGCGGCTTCGGGGTGAGGCCGTGGGTGTCGAGGAAGTCGATCAGCGTGACGTCGCCCATGCCGAAGCCGATCCCGGGGATCTGCTGCGACGTGAACAACGACGCCAGGTCGCTGTACCGGCCGCCGCCGAAGAGGGCACGGCGGTTCTCCGGCGAGGTGTCGAAGACCTCGAACACGGTCGACGTGTAGTACGCGAGCCCGCGCACGATCATCGGGTCGAAGGTGATCAGGTCCGCGGCGCCGCTGTTGAGCACCTTGACCAGGTTCGAGTTCTCCTTGACCTGCTCCGGCAGCTCGTCGAGCAGAGCCGCGCCGGACGACAGGGTCTCGGTCAGCTTCCGGAACTGCTTGTCGGTCAGCCCGATCTCGGCCGCGAGGTCGCCGAGTTTCGTCCGCTCCGACTTCTCCCAGCGGTCCACCAGGGTGAACACCCGCGGGAGCTGCTCCGCGGTCACGCCGACGATGTCGGTGAGCGCCGACGAGAGCAGGTTCCGGTCGTTGGCCCGCACCTGGAACAGGTCCGGGGTCGCCCCGAGCGCGCTCATCATGTCGTGGACGAGCTCGAAGATCTCGATCTCGCAGTTCGCGCTGTCCGAACCGAAGATGTCCGCGTTGATCTGCCAGTGCTCGCGGACCCGGCCACGTTGCGGCCGCTCGTAGCGGTGGCAGTTCGGGTGGCTGTACCAGCGCACCGGGAACTGCAGCGACTTCGCGTTTCCCGCGATCATCCTGGCGACCGACGGCGTCATCTCCGGGCGCAGCGCCAGCCGCTCGCCGCCCTTGGTGGTCAGCGTGTACAGCTGCTGGTCCGCGATCTCCTGTCCGGACTTCCGCTCGTAGATCTCGGCGGGTTCGAGGATCGGCCCGTCGTAGCGGAGGAAACCGCGCAGTTCGAGCACGTCGTAGAGATGACCGAACACCTGCGTCCGGACGGACATCTCGGCGGGCAGGAAGTCGCGGGTCCCCTTGGCGGGGGCTGTCGGCAGGTATTCAGGCACGTCAGCAAGCTTAACGAGCCGTTTCCACCGCTTTCCTCAGGGGAAGGCCACGCCGTACGCGGCGGTCGGATCCGCCGCCCAGGCAGGACGGCTCCGGGGTGCTAACCCGAAACACCACTCACGACCACTCCGCGCGCAAGGACCAGCCGGACGTTCCGGAGCGCGGAAAGATCGGCGAGCGGATCGCCGTCCACCACCAGCACGTCGGCGCTCAGGCCCGCGGCGAGCCGCCCGGTCACGTCGCCGAGGCCGAGGCCGGCGGCGCTGTCCTCGGTCGCGATCTCGAGGATCCGGCGTCGTCCGAAACCGAGCCATTCGTAGAGTTCGAGAGCGCCGACGGGGTCGTCGAAGACCGAACCGGGCAACCCGGCGTCCGTCCCCGCCAGGAGTGGGACGCCCAGTTCCTCCAGCCAGGAGAGGCGGCCGTAGACGGTCTTCGCGAGTTCCTCGCCCATGCGCTCGGCCAGCATTCGCCAGTTGCGGCTGCTCGTCGAACACGCCGCGATACCCTCGGCCGCCATCCGGCGGGCGACGTCTTCGCGCCTGTCCTGCCGCTGCGGCCCGGTCAGCCACGTGCAGTGCTCGATGGTGCGGACGCCCGCCTCGACCGACGCTTCGATCGCGTCGGCGCCGTGGGCGTGCGCCGCGACCGGAAGCCCGTGGCGCGCCGCGTGTTCGACGATCACGCGCAGCGCCCGGACGTCGAACTGCGACTCCCACATGTCCGCGCCGCCCTCGGTGATCTGGCCACCGCTGGCCATCACCTTGATCACGTTCGCGCCGGCGGCCGCGTCGGCGTCGATCAGAGCCCGGATCGCGGCGTCGTCCGCGACCTCGCCACCGAAGAAATGGCAGTGTCCACTAGGGACGGTCAGCGGAGTGCCCGCCGTCAGCAGACGGGGAGCGGCGACCCGTTCAGCCGCCAGCTCCGCGCGGACCCGCGCGCCCAGCGCGTCGCGATCTCCGAGGTCTCGCACCGTCGTGACGCCGCTGCGCAACAGCTGTCCCAGCCGGTCTTTGGCACCTGCGCGCAGCGCTTCGTCTTCGCTCGCCAAGAAGTTCGGCAACATCTCGTGCGTGGCGTCGAACGCTAGGTGCACGTGGGCGTTGAACAGCCCGGGCAGCAAGGTGGAGCCCGGGAAATCGAGCCTTTCGGCGTCCGGTGCCGCCCGCGGGGCGACTTCGGCGCGAAGACCCGCTGCAAGGACGCGGTCACCCTCGACGAGAACGGCGCCGTCTTCGAGAGGTGTGCCCGGGCGCGGCAGGATCCGGCTCGCCGTCACCAGCAACTGCGCTGTCATGGTGTGCTCCCGGAGACGGCGGCGGAGAGGGCGAGCAGCGGCCGCACGTCGGATTCGATGTCCGCGGCGCCGCCGGGAAGCACGAGCTTCGCGCGCCCGTCGGTCTCTTCACCCGCCGTCTGCCGGGCGATCGCCGTCTTCAGCGCCTCCGCGGCCGCGCGGGGATCGTCGGCGGCGAGCGCGGTCAGATCGGTGTCCAGATAGGGGCTCAGCTGGACGAGCCCGTCGCGGATCTCGATCACGCGGCGGTAGTACCGGCGGTGGACGGTGCGCGGGCGCCACCGCTCCCACCGTCCCTGCGGCGTGGTCCGGAGCACGATGTTCGGGTAGACCCCGGCCAACGCGGTCCACAACGGGGTGAGCTCGTCGTGGTGGCGCTGGTGCTGGCGGCGGCGTCGCAGCGCGGCGAACCGCGCGCGGACACCCGGATAGGTGACCCCGGCGAGGAAGAGCACGCTTCCGAGGAGCACCAGCGGAACGGCGACGGTGAGCAGAAGCGGGATCGACGGCCCGAACGCCCACGCGATCACGATGTACAGCGCGCGGAAGACACTGCCCACCGCAAGGCAGATCAGCCCGGCGGCACCGAGTTTCAGCCCGGTCTTCAGATGCCGGTCCGCCGCGCGGACGTACCGGAAGATCCACCAGGCGCAGGCGGCGAGGCCGTAGATCAGGTAGCTCCCGGCGCCCAGGTAGAACAACGCCACGCCGGGCTCGTGCACGAGCTTCGGGCTCAGCGCGAGCCCTCGCACCCCCGGCGGGGTGATGGCCATCGCGACCAGCATCAGCGCGATCGCGCCGGAGAGCGGGATCAGCTCGAAGAGCACCCGTCCCGGCCGGCGCGGTCCCAGCTCGGAACCGAGGAACACGATCAACAGCGCGCACACCCCGATGGCGAGCAGGATGTTGTTGACCAGGCGTCCGGTGCCTTTGCCCGTCAGCCCGTCCAGCCAGCCGGAGACCACCTTCTGCTGGGCGAGGAAGGAGCCGGCGACGCAGACGATCGTGACCGTGATCGCCCAGTTCGGCAGCCGCCGGGGCGCCCGGTACGTCTGGTAGATCCGCCAGGCGAGCGCGGTCGCGAACAACACCATCGCCACGACGTTGAGCGGGGAGAACAGCGAATTCACAGCCACCCTTGATGGTCGCCCAGCGCGCCTTGGACACGGCGGACGTCATCGTCGTCGGCGCGACGGGGAATCGTGTAGTTCAAGACCGACGCCCATTCGAGGATGATGGTCGCCACGGTCTCGGCTTCCCATTCGTGCGCCTCATCGTAGGAGGTGCGGCGTAAAGCGCGGTGTACCGCGTCGCTGTCCAGACCGGTGGCCGGGCCGCGCAGGAAATCGGCGGGTTCGGCGTCGCCGCCGGGATGGTGATCGGCGAGCATGTGCCCGAGTTCGTGCAGGATGATGTGGTCTTGATGAGACTTCGTGGTCTCCTGCTGGAAGAAGATGTAGTCCGCCGAACCGGTGGCGATCCAGCAGCCGAAGGGACCCGGCACCTCCAGCGGATACGGCATCAGCCGGATCGGCCTGCCCCGCTGCTCGCCGAGCCGCTCGCAGAGCACGCCGACGTCGAGCGGTGGTTCGATGTCGAGCTTGTTCAGCATCTTGCGGCAGCGTTTGCGGAGTTCCCGTTCCTTCATCGGCTTTCGCCCGGCTGGTCGCGTTCGGCGCGTTCGTACCGTTCGACGAGTTCCAGCAGGTCCATGACCTGACGCCGGCCTTGCGGGGAGAGTTCCTGCGCGCGCATGGCCATGAGCTTCGCCTCTCCGACGGGGTGCGGTTCCTGATCTTCGAAGAAGTAGGTGATCGGTACCCCGAACAGTTTCGCCAGCGCTTCGACGTAGTGGATCTTCGGATTGACGCGTTTGCCCGTGGCGAGCTGCTGGAGGTACGCGGGCGACATGGTGGGCCCGCCGGCGCGATCGATCGCCGCGGACAGCTCGCGATAGCTGTGCGGGGCGCCTTCGTTCGCGCGCGCCGAATCGATCAGCGCGCTCAGTTTCTGGGCGAAGGTCTGGTACGGCGACATGACCCCCCATCCGTTCCAAGGTCCTGTTCCGTGGTCGGAGTGTAACGCGATCCGTCCTGTCCGCAGCTGTTGACAGGCTATGTATGCAGTGGTTTACAGTTGTCAAGCGGTTTCGTTCCGTGTTTCGGCCTCTCGCTCCGGAATCCGTGCCCTGGGGGTGCACGGACACCGGAGTGAGAGGCGTTTTTCCGGGCGGGTGCACAAGATCGTGCCGGATGTAGTACGCTTAGGCAGCCAAGGTTGATCGCCGTCACGGCGAACCCTTGGCCTAGGCCTGTTGCCGGAGGTCGACCCCCAGGGCTTCCGGTGACAGGCCCCTTACTTTTACAGGGCAATTCGTCATCTGGTCGCGTATGCGCGACCAGATGACGAATTGCGTGGAGGGATCAGGGCATGAGCGTGGCGGCCAGGGTGCCGCCCAGTTCGAAGCAGGCTTTCAACTCCGCTTTGCCCGGTTTTCCGGTGACGAGCACCGGAGAAGCCGCGCTCTCCCAGCCGAGTCCGGTGGTGATGCCCTCGATTCCGCGCACGGTGCCCGAGGTGTCGTTGTCGCCGTGCACGAAGAACCCGAACGGCCGTCCGCGCGTGGAATCCAGGCACGGGTAATAGACGGTGTCGAAGAAATGCTTCAGCGCGCCGGACATGTAACCCAGATTCGCCGGGGTGCCGAGCAGGTAGCCATCGGCATCGAGGACGTCGGGCACGGTCGCGCCCAACGCCGCGCGGCGCACCACGTCGACGCCCTCGATGTCCGGATGGTTCGCGCCGGAGAGCACGGCCTCGAACATCTCCTGCGTCGAGGGCGACGGCGTGTGGTGGACGATCAGCAACCTCGGCACGTCAGGTCAGCCGGGACTCGATGTCGGCCCGGACCGCGGCCAGGCGTGCGTCCGCCGCGGCGCGTGCGTTGGCGAGATCGCCGGACACCGGCTCCTTCACCTGGAGATACGCCTTCAGCTTCGGCTCGGTTCCGGACGGCCTGATGACGACGCGCAGGCCTTCGCCGGTCAGGCGGAGGACGTCGGCGTCGGGCAGGAGGTCTTCCATCGTGACGTCGCCGCCGCCCAGCGACGCCGGGGGAGCGCCGCGCAGCCCGGCCATCAGCCGCTCCCGCACCGACAGATCGGTGACCCGTAGCGAGACCTGATCCGTCACGTGCACTCCGTGCTTCACGGCCAGTTCGTCGAGGACGTCCAGCGGTCCGCGGCCCGCCGCGCGCAGGGAAGCGGCCAGCCCCGCGGCGAACACGGCGGCGGAGATGCCGTCCTTGTCGCGCACGAAACCGGGGTTCACGCAGAGACCGAGCGCCTCTTCGTAGGCGAACACGAGGCCTTCGCCCGCGCGGACGAGCCATTTGAAGCCGGTCAACGTCTCCGCGTAACGCGCTCCGAACTCCTTCGCGATCTCGCCGAGCATCGACGAGGACACGATCGTCGTGGCCACCAGCGGATCCGTGCCGACGGTTTTGTCCACAGTGGACAGAATGTGCCAACCGAGCAGAACACCGGTTTCGTCACCGCGCAGCATCCGCCACGAACCGTCCCGCTCGCGCACGCCCAGCGCGCAGCGGTCGGCGTCGGGGTCGAGCGCGATCGCCAGCTCCGCGTCCACTTCGGACGCCAGCGCCAGCAACAGATCCGTCGCGCCCGGTTCCTCCGGATTGGGGAAGGCGACCGTCGGGAAGTCGGGATCGGGCGTGGCCTGCTCCGCGACCAAGTGGAGATCGCCGAAACCGGCGCGGTCGAACGCCGCGCGCAAGGTGTCCGCGCCGACGCCGTGCAACGCCGTCGCGGCGACCCTGACTTCGCGCTCCGGGCCGCGTGGCAGAAGCGCGACCTTCGCGAGATACGCGTCGCGGAGCTCGTCGCCCAGCACCTCGGCGCCCGGCTCCCGCGGCACGCTGATCGCCGGGAGGGCGGCTTCGATGGCCCGCTCGATCTGACCGTCCGAGGGCGGCACGATCTGGCCGCCCGAGGCGTCGTAGAGCTTGTAACCGTTGTCGGCGGGGGGATTGTGCGACGCGGTGATCTGGATCCCCGCGACCGCGCCGAGTTCCAGGACGGCGAACGCGAGCACCGGGGTGGGCAGCGGACCGGGGAGCACCTTCACCACGAATCCGGCGGCCGTCAGCACCTCGGCGGCGGCCTTGGCGAAGGCTTCCGAACCGTGCCGCGCGTCGCGGCCGACCACCACGACCCCGCCCGGATGCCCTTGCGCGACCAGCCAGGCCGCGACCCCGGCCGTCGTCCGGGTGACGACCGCGACGTTCATCCCGTTGGGGCCCGCCCGCACCGGGCCGCGCAGCCCGGCGGTGCCGAATTCGAGCGGGCCGGCCATCCGGTCCGCGAGTTCGTCCGCCGCACCGGCTTCGCCGCCCATCGCGCGGGCGAGGATGTTCTGCAGTTCGACGCGGGAATCGTCGTCCGGATCGTCGGCGATCCAGCGGAAGGCCCGATCCCGGAGATCCGAGGTCAAGGAAGTCGTCACCGAGTCAGCCTACGGGTACGTTGGGGAGGGTGCGCTTGATCTTCACTTCTCTGGTGA encodes the following:
- a CDS encoding NAD(P)H-dependent oxidoreductase; the encoded protein is MPRLLIVHHTPSPSTQEMFEAVLSGANHPDIEGVDVVRRAALGATVPDVLDADGYLLGTPANLGYMSGALKHFFDTVYYPCLDSTRGRPFGFFVHGDNDTSGTVRGIEGITTGLGWESAASPVLVTGKPGKAELKACFELGGTLAATLMP
- a CDS encoding amidohydrolase family protein, giving the protein MTAQLLVTASRILPRPGTPLEDGAVLVEGDRVLAAGLRAEVAPRAAPDAERLDFPGSTLLPGLFNAHVHLAFDATHEMLPNFLASEDEALRAGAKDRLGQLLRSGVTTVRDLGDRDALGARVRAELAAERVAAPRLLTAGTPLTVPSGHCHFFGGEVADDAAIRALIDADAAAGANVIKVMASGGQITEGGADMWESQFDVRALRVIVEHAARHGLPVAAHAHGADAIEASVEAGVRTIEHCTWLTGPQRQDRREDVARRMAAEGIAACSTSSRNWRMLAERMGEELAKTVYGRLSWLEELGVPLLAGTDAGLPGSVFDDPVGALELYEWLGFGRRRILEIATEDSAAGLGLGDVTGRLAAGLSADVLVVDGDPLADLSALRNVRLVLARGVVVSGVSG
- a CDS encoding helix-turn-helix transcriptional regulator: MSPYQTFAQKLSALIDSARANEGAPHSYRELSAAIDRAGGPTMSPAYLQQLATGKRVNPKIHYVEALAKLFGVPITYFFEDQEPHPVGEAKLMAMRAQELSPQGRRQVMDLLELVERYERAERDQPGESR
- the hisS gene encoding histidine--tRNA ligase; the encoded protein is MPEYLPTAPAKGTRDFLPAEMSVRTQVFGHLYDVLELRGFLRYDGPILEPAEIYERKSGQEIADQQLYTLTTKGGERLALRPEMTPSVARMIAGNAKSLQFPVRWYSHPNCHRYERPQRGRVREHWQINADIFGSDSANCEIEIFELVHDMMSALGATPDLFQVRANDRNLLSSALTDIVGVTAEQLPRVFTLVDRWEKSERTKLGDLAAEIGLTDKQFRKLTETLSSGAALLDELPEQVKENSNLVKVLNSGAADLITFDPMIVRGLAYYTSTVFEVFDTSPENRRALFGGGRYSDLASLFTSQQIPGIGFGMGDVTLIDFLDTHGLTPKPRSEVDVAVIPVVEELTDAARAVAGRLRKAGLRTSTPVELRKLGKELTRADKAGARAVVIVGQEDWDAGNVTVRGLETREQRTVALDGVVPAVTSLL
- a CDS encoding DUF1707 domain-containing protein; translated protein: MRISDADREQVAQVLHAAMSEGRITINELEERLTIVYAAKTVGDLKPVTADLPQSRSAIQPSASRALGLPDDRIGGHPGSGASIAVMSGASRKGSWVVPSQHNSFAFWGGAELDLRHARFAEKHSTITAVAIMGGIDIIVPDDINVDVTGIGFMGAFELEDRAGTPPAPPTAPTVKITGLAFWGGVVVKRKPRKKDVSELEA
- a CDS encoding MerR family transcriptional regulator — translated: MSYSIAEAARRSGLSIDTLRYYERIELVEPPARDAAGRRAYTDDDLGWLGFLTKLRLTGMPIKRMREYASLRHHGAASAGRRKAILVDQRESVADRIAELQTCLDILDYKIDHYDQVERKVLGTGATVEGISA
- a CDS encoding MAB_1171c family putative transporter, with translation MNSLFSPLNVVAMVLFATALAWRIYQTYRAPRRLPNWAITVTIVCVAGSFLAQQKVVSGWLDGLTGKGTGRLVNNILLAIGVCALLIVFLGSELGPRRPGRVLFELIPLSGAIALMLVAMAITPPGVRGLALSPKLVHEPGVALFYLGAGSYLIYGLAACAWWIFRYVRAADRHLKTGLKLGAAGLICLAVGSVFRALYIVIAWAFGPSIPLLLTVAVPLVLLGSVLFLAGVTYPGVRARFAALRRRRQHQRHHDELTPLWTALAGVYPNIVLRTTPQGRWERWRPRTVHRRYYRRVIEIRDGLVQLSPYLDTDLTALAADDPRAAAEALKTAIARQTAGEETDGRAKLVLPGGAADIESDVRPLLALSAAVSGSTP
- a CDS encoding TetR/AcrR family transcriptional regulator, with product MPRPKTHDESLRLKLLDRAGELISADGPKALSLRKLAADVGTSTTAVYSLFGGKTELVGALFAEGFRRFGVRMSRVTLSGDPVEDLVRLGVAYRESALADPHLYAIMFTKSVPGFEPANETAEQARATMAPLEETIREAIADGVFADLPPEVVTVACWGFVHGLVSLELNGNLPEKFTVSTAYETALRANASGWLRRV
- a CDS encoding protein-tyrosine phosphatase family protein, giving the protein MGNALPGALELPDGMKVRGRGLGRPWPEGPSPEFGLYLGGAKLRRKHEHKMDWERAWIRWPDFLLPADWAEARHRIVDLHTRAAAGEAVEVACYGGVGRTGTVLSCLATLSGLSADEAVAWARANHDKRSVEMPWQRRWVGWFARQNRRLN
- the upp gene encoding uracil phosphoribosyltransferase, translated to MDVHVVDHPLAKARLSTMRDARADSAAFRAALHELTVMLVYEATRDMPVRIERIHTPVARTDGYALASPPLLVPVLRAGLGMADQAHKLIPDAQMGFVGLARDEETLKPTPYLESLPESLADRPVMVLDPMLATGGSMEYTIRLLTDRGATDVTAICALAAPEGIEHLEKTGLPLRVVTASIDERLNDSGFIVPGLGDAGDRQYGAV
- a CDS encoding aldo/keto reductase, coding for MISTRRLGGLEVGAQGLGCMGMSQAYGVRDDDTESIATVHRALELGVTLLDTANVYGAGANEELVGRAIAGKRDQVVLATKFGIVWDKDGGMSARGDAAYVKQSCEESLRRLNVDHIDLYYQHRVDPDTPVEETWGALAELVSEGKIRYAGISEAGAGTIRRAHAVHPVTALQSEWSLWTRGIEGEILSTVRELGIGVVPFSPLGRGFLTGSVTSVKDLPSDDMRRGLPRFAEGNFERNMAIVEALRALAERKGVTAGQLALAWVQAQGDDVVPIPGTKRRKYLEENAAAAELELSEADIEAIEKAAPAEAIAGERYPERFARAAGK
- a CDS encoding aldo/keto reductase — its product is MTGSTLPTRGLGTLEVGAQGLGCMGMSEFYGQGDDTESIATIHRALELGVTLIDTADMYGFGRNEELVGRALAGKRDQVVLATKFGIVRDEADPSKRGIRGDEFYVRQQVEASLRRLNVDHIDLYYQHRVDPDVPIEETAGALSSLVEQGKIRHVGLSEAGPETIRRAHAVHPVTAVQTEWSLWSRDIENEVVPVCRELGIGLVPYSPLGRGFLTGRFKSKEDFAEGDFRQTTQPRFAEGNLERNLAMVEALRALAERKGVTAGQLALAWVQAQGEDVVPIPGTKRRKYLEENVAAVGLKLTAEDVAAIEEAVPADAVAGERYPEAAMRLLSR